A DNA window from Deltaproteobacteria bacterium GWC2_65_14 contains the following coding sequences:
- a CDS encoding peptide ABC transporter permease, with protein sequence MGAESGSIFRDFLRRLARNRLAVAGGVVVACLFVVAAAPGLFSRHDPNRIEILKILDPPSADHLMGTDELGRDVLSRMVHGARISMKVGFVATGIATAIGLVIGLLAGFYGRWVDAVLMRFVDVMLCFPSFFLILAVIAFLGPSILNIMAVIGLTSWMGAARLVRAETLSLKERDFVAAARAQGAGNLRIIFRHILPNALAPILVWATLGVAGAILVESSLSFLGIGVQPPTPSWGNILTAGKDNIEFAWWLSVYPGLAILVTVLGYYLLGEGIQDAADPRLKGR encoded by the coding sequence ATGGGCGCGGAAAGCGGCTCCATCTTCCGGGACTTCCTGCGGCGGCTGGCGCGAAACCGTCTCGCCGTCGCGGGCGGGGTCGTCGTGGCGTGCCTGTTCGTCGTCGCGGCGGCGCCGGGGCTCTTCAGCCGGCACGATCCGAACCGGATCGAGATCCTGAAGATCCTGGACCCCCCGTCGGCGGATCATCTGATGGGGACCGACGAACTGGGGAGGGACGTCCTCTCCCGGATGGTCCACGGGGCGCGGATCTCGATGAAGGTCGGCTTCGTCGCCACCGGGATCGCCACCGCCATCGGGCTCGTGATCGGGCTCCTCGCCGGGTTCTACGGGCGGTGGGTGGACGCGGTGCTGATGCGCTTCGTCGACGTGATGCTCTGCTTCCCCTCCTTCTTCCTGATCCTGGCGGTGATCGCCTTCCTGGGACCCTCGATCCTGAACATCATGGCCGTCATCGGGCTCACCTCCTGGATGGGGGCCGCGCGGCTGGTCCGGGCGGAGACCCTCTCGCTCAAGGAGCGGGACTTCGTCGCGGCGGCGAGGGCCCAGGGGGCCGGGAACCTGCGGATCATCTTCCGGCACATCCTCCCCAACGCCCTTGCGCCGATCCTGGTCTGGGCCACCCTGGGGGTGGCCGGCGCCATCCTCGTGGAGTCGAGCCTCTCGTTCCTGGGGATCGGGGTGCAGCCGCCCACGCCGTCCTGGGGGAACATCCTCACCGCGGGCAAGGACAACATCGAGTTCGCCTGGTGGCTCTCCGTCTACCCCGGGCTCGCCATCCTGGTCACCGTCCTGGGCTACTACCTGCTGGGCGAGGGGATCCAGGACGCCGCCGACCCGCGGCTGAAGGGGAGGTGA
- a CDS encoding diguanylate cyclase, which produces MLRYIARRLMLSIPLLLGISLISFLVIYAAPGGPVEMSTDLNPKATAESRERLRAYYGLDQPVHVQYLRWLGRMATLDFGESFSRDGRKVSEKIAERIPVTLAINVLSMLLIFAVAIPLGITSAVRKDSWFDRISTVTVFAGFAVPTFWLALLLMILFGVKLGWLPISGLVSLEHDSLGTAGKAWDYARHLVLPVFVSAFGGVAGLSRYMRSNMLEVIRQDYIATARAKGLPERKVVFRHAMRNALLPFITILGLSIPGLLGGSVIFESIFAIPGLGQLFYQSVMSRDYPLIMGALVIGAFLTLMGNLLADVGYAMADPRIRTE; this is translated from the coding sequence ATGCTTCGCTACATCGCCCGGCGCCTGATGCTGTCGATCCCGCTGCTGCTGGGAATCAGCCTGATCTCCTTCCTGGTCATCTACGCCGCCCCCGGGGGGCCGGTCGAGATGTCCACCGACCTGAACCCCAAAGCCACCGCGGAGTCGCGGGAGAGGCTGCGCGCCTACTACGGGCTCGACCAGCCGGTTCATGTCCAGTACCTGCGGTGGCTCGGGCGGATGGCCACCCTGGACTTCGGGGAGAGCTTCTCCCGGGACGGCCGGAAGGTCTCCGAGAAGATCGCGGAGCGGATCCCCGTCACGCTGGCGATCAACGTCCTGTCGATGCTCCTGATCTTCGCGGTGGCGATCCCCCTGGGGATCACCTCCGCGGTCCGGAAGGACTCCTGGTTCGACCGGATCTCGACGGTGACGGTCTTCGCCGGCTTCGCCGTGCCCACCTTCTGGCTCGCCCTGCTCCTGATGATCCTGTTCGGCGTGAAGCTGGGGTGGCTTCCCATCTCCGGGCTCGTCTCCCTGGAGCACGATTCCCTGGGGACGGCGGGGAAGGCCTGGGACTATGCCCGGCACCTGGTCCTTCCGGTCTTCGTGTCGGCCTTCGGGGGGGTGGCCGGCCTCTCCCGGTACATGCGCTCGAACATGCTCGAGGTGATCCGGCAGGACTACATCGCGACGGCGCGGGCGAAGGGGCTTCCCGAGCGGAAGGTGGTCTTCCGGCACGCGATGCGCAACGCCCTCCTCCCCTTCATCACGATCCTGGGGCTCTCCATCCCCGGGCTGCTCGGCGGGTCGGTCATCTTCGAGTCGATCTTCGCGATCCCCGGGCTGGGGCAGCTCTTCTACCAGTCGGTGATGTCGCGCGACTACCCGCTGATCATGGGGGCGCTGGTGATCGGCGCCTTCCTGACCTTGATGGGGAATCTCCTTGCGGATGTCGGCTACGCCATGGCCGATCCGCGGATCCGGACGGAGTAG
- a CDS encoding peptide-binding protein, which produces MSRRTRVALLFALAFLAGCSGEKKESKGGAAAPAPAGPPAYGDAIVEGSIGDVSGFLSAVTSDSASHAAANHVFDGLVRYDRNLKLEGELAESWEVSPDGKRIVFRLRKEVKWQDGVPFTSEDVLFTYRRMIDPNTPTAYAEDFKQVKKATAPDPHTFVVEYDKPFAPALASWGMHVLPKHLLEKYPDISRSPLNKKPVGTGPFRFLEWKTGEKTVFTANPEHFEGRPYLSRVITRVIPDPATMFLELKSGGIDMMGLTPLQYTRQTETAEFRKSFNKYRYLSFGYTYLGFRLDHPLFSDRRVRQAFAHAAHKKEIIQGVLFGLGQEATGPYKPGTWVYNPDVKRYAHDPARAKALLAEAGWKDADGDGILAKGSRKFVFTVLTNAGNESRAKTAAILQQNLAAVGVKMEIRTLEWAAFINEFVDKRKFDAVILGWNITQDPDQYDIWSSKKTGPKELNFVGFKNDEVDRLLEEGRRTFDVEKRKKAYFRIQEILAEEQPYVFLYYPDALPVVHNRIHGIEPAPAGISYNFIRWYVPTAQQRYTTFQQ; this is translated from the coding sequence ATGAGCCGCCGCACACGGGTTGCGCTTCTGTTCGCCCTGGCCTTCCTGGCGGGATGCTCGGGGGAGAAGAAGGAGTCGAAGGGGGGGGCGGCTGCCCCGGCGCCCGCGGGCCCCCCCGCCTACGGGGACGCCATCGTCGAGGGGAGCATCGGGGACGTGAGCGGCTTCCTCTCGGCCGTCACCTCCGACTCCGCGTCGCATGCCGCGGCGAACCATGTCTTCGACGGGCTGGTCCGCTACGACCGGAATCTCAAGCTCGAGGGAGAGCTGGCCGAATCCTGGGAGGTATCGCCCGACGGGAAACGGATCGTCTTCCGGCTGCGCAAGGAGGTGAAGTGGCAGGACGGCGTCCCGTTCACCTCGGAGGATGTGCTCTTCACCTACCGGAGGATGATCGACCCGAACACCCCGACCGCCTACGCGGAGGACTTCAAGCAGGTCAAGAAGGCGACCGCGCCGGACCCGCATACCTTCGTCGTCGAATACGACAAGCCGTTCGCGCCCGCGCTCGCCTCGTGGGGAATGCATGTCCTCCCGAAGCATCTCCTGGAGAAGTACCCCGACATCTCCCGGAGCCCCCTCAACAAGAAGCCGGTGGGGACCGGCCCGTTCCGGTTCCTGGAGTGGAAGACGGGGGAGAAGACGGTCTTTACGGCGAATCCGGAGCATTTCGAGGGGAGGCCCTACCTCTCCCGCGTCATCACCCGCGTCATCCCCGACCCGGCCACGATGTTTCTGGAGCTCAAGTCGGGCGGCATCGACATGATGGGGCTGACCCCCCTCCAGTACACGCGGCAGACCGAGACCGCCGAATTCCGGAAATCCTTCAACAAGTACCGCTACCTCTCCTTCGGGTACACCTACCTGGGGTTCCGCCTCGACCACCCGCTCTTTTCCGACAGGAGGGTCCGGCAGGCCTTCGCCCACGCCGCCCACAAGAAGGAGATCATACAAGGGGTCCTCTTCGGGCTCGGGCAGGAGGCGACGGGCCCCTACAAGCCGGGGACCTGGGTCTACAACCCGGACGTGAAGCGGTACGCCCACGACCCGGCGAGGGCGAAAGCCCTCCTGGCCGAGGCGGGATGGAAGGACGCCGACGGCGACGGTATCCTCGCGAAGGGGTCCCGGAAGTTCGTCTTCACGGTCCTGACGAACGCCGGGAACGAGAGCCGGGCGAAGACCGCCGCGATCCTCCAGCAGAACCTGGCCGCCGTCGGGGTGAAGATGGAGATCCGGACGCTGGAGTGGGCCGCCTTCATCAACGAGTTCGTCGACAAGCGCAAATTCGACGCGGTGATCCTGGGCTGGAACATCACCCAGGACCCCGACCAGTACGACATCTGGAGCTCGAAAAAGACGGGCCCCAAGGAACTGAACTTCGTGGGGTTCAAGAACGACGAGGTGGACCGGCTCCTCGAGGAGGGGCGGCGGACCTTCGACGTCGAGAAGCGGAAGAAGGCCTACTTCCGGATCCAGGAGATCCTGGCGGAGGAGCAGCCCTACGTCTTCCTCTACTACCCGGACGCCCTCCCGGTCGTGCACAACCGGATCCACGGGATCGAGCCGGCGCCCGCGGGGATCTCCTACAATTTCATCCGGTGGTACGTGCCGACGGCGCAGCAGCGGTACACCACCTTCCAGCAATAG
- a CDS encoding peptidase C69 produces MLAGLDLDSIFSSLLSRGGECGELFFEEVRTLSVLLEDGRVERVLEGTDSGIGIRLVFREKTYYAYTTDRAGDAVLSLARDLSRYAEGGGVPVSLPASPTMAENPSPVRVPPSTRGIAEKVELVRTMDRVARGASRSVRQVRATYGEAERRIEVAYHPGVFAADRQTFTLLTVQCVAGNGSGLTMGYETGGGTAGWEFLEEVLPGTLAEKAAGRALRALSARRIEGGRMPVVLSSEAGGTMVHEAVGHGLEADLARRGMSVYRDSLGTRVGSPLVSIVDDATIPGKRGSFGIDDEGSPGRRTLLVSDGILRGFLYDRLLARKEGVPPTGNGRRESYRHRPIPRMTNTVILPGTSSPEEILRSVDRGLFVRKMGGGQVNTVTGDFMFEVAEGYRIENGRQGEPVRGATITGNGPEALGMIDRVGDDLGFGLGTCGKEGQGVPVGDAQPTLRFGPPFLTVG; encoded by the coding sequence ATGCTTGCCGGGCTGGACCTGGATTCGATCTTTTCCTCCCTGCTGTCGCGCGGGGGGGAATGCGGAGAGCTTTTTTTCGAGGAGGTTCGGACCCTCTCCGTCCTGCTGGAGGACGGCCGCGTGGAGCGGGTGCTGGAGGGGACCGATTCCGGGATCGGGATCCGGCTCGTCTTCCGGGAGAAGACCTACTACGCCTACACGACAGACAGGGCCGGGGATGCGGTGCTCTCCCTCGCCCGGGACCTCTCCCGGTACGCGGAAGGGGGTGGAGTCCCCGTCTCCCTTCCCGCGTCGCCCACCATGGCGGAGAACCCGTCGCCGGTCCGGGTTCCCCCCTCCACCCGGGGGATCGCGGAGAAGGTGGAACTGGTCCGGACGATGGACCGGGTCGCGCGCGGGGCTTCGCGATCGGTGCGGCAGGTCCGGGCGACCTACGGGGAGGCGGAGCGCCGGATCGAGGTGGCGTACCACCCCGGAGTGTTCGCCGCCGACCGCCAGACCTTCACGCTGCTCACGGTGCAGTGCGTCGCGGGGAACGGATCCGGGCTGACCATGGGATACGAGACCGGAGGGGGGACCGCCGGCTGGGAGTTCCTGGAGGAGGTCCTCCCCGGGACGCTCGCGGAGAAGGCGGCCGGCCGGGCGCTGCGCGCCCTCTCCGCGAGGAGGATCGAGGGGGGAAGGATGCCGGTGGTCCTGTCCTCCGAGGCGGGCGGCACGATGGTCCACGAGGCGGTCGGACACGGCCTGGAGGCGGACCTCGCACGGCGGGGGATGTCGGTCTACCGGGACTCCCTCGGGACGAGGGTGGGGAGCCCCCTCGTGTCGATCGTGGACGACGCCACGATCCCGGGGAAGCGGGGATCGTTCGGGATCGACGACGAGGGATCGCCCGGCCGGCGGACCCTCCTCGTGTCGGACGGGATCCTGCGCGGGTTTCTCTACGACCGGCTGCTGGCGCGGAAGGAGGGGGTCCCGCCCACCGGAAACGGCCGCCGGGAATCCTACCGGCACCGGCCGATCCCCCGCATGACGAACACGGTGATCCTCCCCGGGACCTCCTCCCCGGAGGAGATCCTCCGGTCGGTCGACCGGGGGCTGTTCGTCCGGAAGATGGGAGGAGGCCAGGTGAACACGGTGACCGGCGACTTCATGTTCGAGGTCGCCGAGGGGTACCGTATCGAGAACGGCCGGCAGGGGGAGCCGGTCCGCGGCGCGACGATCACCGGGAACGGGCCGGAGGCGCTCGGGATGATCGACCGGGTGGGCGACGACCTGGGCTTCGGCCTGGGCACCTGCGGGAAGGAGGGTCAGGGGGTCCCGGTGGGCGACGCCCAGCCCACCCTCCGCTTCGGACCGCCCTTCCTCACGGTGGGATGA
- a CDS encoding adenosylmethionine--8-amino-7-oxononanoate transaminase, with amino-acid sequence MERTERLRRQDKQAIWHPFTQMADWEKEAPLVIERGEGNYLFDTDGNRYFDGVSSLWVNLFGHRRREIDEAVREQLSRLAHSTFLGLTHEPAIELAGKLLAVGPPGLSRVFYSDNGSTAMEIAIKMAFQYWRQKKGGGKREEFLALSGGYHGDTIGSVSAGGIDLFHGIFRPLLFPVRRLPMPHCYRCPYGLARPSCGLHCAERMEEEVRERAGSLAAVVVEPLVQGAAGMILMPEGYLGRLRAATRECGVLLVCDEVATGFGRTGTMFACEQEGVSPDILAAAKGLTGGYLPLAATLATEEIYGAFLGRFEEFRTFFHGHSYTANPLGCAAALATLSIFEREDVLGRVRRLSAVLSAELGLLEGRPHVGEIRRKGLMAGIEIVKDRKTRESFSPAEKVGQRIVRKVREQGILLRPLGDVVVLMPPLSSTEAEIERLVRAVDGAIREVVPG; translated from the coding sequence TTGGAGCGGACGGAGCGGCTGCGCCGGCAGGATAAACAGGCGATCTGGCACCCGTTCACCCAGATGGCGGACTGGGAGAAGGAGGCCCCCCTGGTGATCGAGCGGGGGGAGGGGAACTACCTCTTCGACACCGACGGGAACCGCTACTTCGACGGGGTATCCTCACTCTGGGTCAACCTGTTCGGCCACCGGCGGCGGGAGATCGACGAGGCGGTCCGGGAGCAGCTCTCCCGGCTCGCCCACTCCACCTTCCTGGGGCTGACCCACGAGCCGGCGATCGAGCTGGCGGGGAAGCTGCTGGCGGTCGGTCCCCCGGGGCTCTCCCGCGTCTTCTACTCGGACAACGGATCGACGGCGATGGAGATCGCCATCAAGATGGCCTTCCAGTACTGGAGGCAGAAAAAGGGGGGCGGGAAACGGGAGGAGTTCCTCGCGCTCTCCGGGGGATACCACGGGGACACGATCGGCTCGGTCTCCGCGGGGGGGATCGATCTCTTCCACGGCATCTTCCGCCCGCTCCTCTTCCCGGTGCGCCGCCTGCCGATGCCCCACTGCTACCGGTGCCCGTACGGACTCGCCCGCCCTTCCTGCGGGCTCCACTGCGCGGAGCGGATGGAAGAGGAGGTGCGGGAGCGGGCCGGTTCGCTGGCCGCGGTGGTCGTCGAGCCGCTCGTCCAGGGGGCGGCGGGGATGATCCTGATGCCGGAAGGGTACCTCGGGAGGCTGCGGGCGGCGACCCGGGAGTGCGGCGTCCTCCTGGTCTGCGACGAGGTGGCGACCGGCTTCGGGCGCACCGGGACGATGTTCGCCTGCGAGCAGGAGGGTGTCTCCCCGGACATCCTGGCGGCGGCCAAGGGGCTGACCGGGGGGTACCTGCCGCTGGCCGCGACGCTGGCCACCGAGGAGATCTATGGCGCGTTCCTCGGGCGGTTCGAGGAGTTCCGGACCTTCTTCCACGGGCACTCCTACACCGCGAACCCGCTCGGGTGCGCCGCCGCGCTGGCGACCCTGTCCATCTTCGAGCGGGAGGATGTCCTCGGACGGGTCCGGCGGCTCTCCGCCGTCCTGTCGGCCGAGCTGGGCCTCCTGGAAGGGCGGCCGCACGTCGGGGAAATCCGCAGGAAAGGGCTGATGGCGGGGATCGAGATCGTGAAGGACAGGAAGACCCGCGAATCCTTTTCCCCGGCGGAAAAGGTCGGCCAGAGGATCGTCCGGAAGGTCCGCGAGCAGGGGATCCTCCTGCGCCCCCTGGGCGACGTCGTCGTGCTGATGCCCCCCCTCTCCTCCACGGAAGCGGAGATCGAGCGGCTGGTCCGCGCGGTGGACGGGGCAATCCGGGAAGTCGTTCCGGGGTAG
- a CDS encoding 8-amino-7-oxononanoate synthase, whose product MTDLSFLDREIDALKAKGRYRFLRRLSSPQEAVVVIDGRRLWNFSSNNYLGLANHPAVVAALCEYANRYGVGAGASRLISGHMDAHAELEEAVARFKGAEACLTFSAGYMANLGILQTLGGPDATIFSDEWNHASIVDGCRLSRSPVEVYRHADVSHLEELLRASRARRKIVVTDGVFSMDGDIAPLPAIVEAKERHGAILVVDDAHATGVLPPGGRGTADFFGLSGRVDIRMGTFSKALGTYGAYLCATRRMVEYFINRCRPFIFNTGLPPALAGATLAALRLVEENPEILSALRRNGAIFREEMAARGRRVFSETAIFPILVGGDADTMAVSQALFDRGFFIHGIRPPTVPEGTGRLRLTLMATHTPEMVREAAERIEEALKERGIGADGAAAPAG is encoded by the coding sequence ATGACCGATCTCTCCTTCCTCGACCGGGAGATCGACGCCCTGAAGGCGAAGGGGCGCTACCGGTTCCTCCGGCGGCTCTCCTCCCCGCAGGAGGCCGTCGTCGTCATCGACGGAAGGCGGCTTTGGAACTTCTCCTCGAACAACTACCTGGGACTGGCGAACCACCCGGCCGTCGTGGCCGCGCTTTGCGAGTACGCAAACCGGTACGGCGTGGGTGCGGGGGCATCGCGCCTCATCAGCGGCCACATGGACGCCCACGCCGAGCTGGAGGAGGCGGTGGCCCGCTTCAAGGGGGCGGAGGCCTGCCTCACCTTCAGCGCCGGGTACATGGCGAACCTCGGGATCCTGCAGACCCTCGGCGGGCCGGACGCGACGATCTTCTCGGACGAGTGGAACCACGCCTCCATCGTGGACGGGTGCCGTCTCTCCCGCTCCCCGGTGGAGGTGTACCGGCATGCCGACGTCTCCCACCTCGAGGAGCTGCTGCGCGCCTCCCGGGCGCGCCGGAAGATCGTCGTGACCGACGGCGTCTTCAGCATGGACGGCGACATCGCACCCCTGCCCGCCATCGTCGAGGCGAAGGAGCGGCACGGGGCGATCCTGGTCGTCGACGACGCCCACGCCACGGGAGTGCTTCCCCCCGGCGGCCGCGGGACGGCCGACTTCTTCGGCCTCTCCGGCCGGGTCGACATCCGGATGGGGACCTTCTCCAAGGCGCTGGGGACCTACGGCGCCTACCTCTGCGCGACGCGGCGGATGGTGGAGTACTTCATCAACCGGTGCCGCCCCTTCATCTTCAACACCGGGCTTCCCCCGGCCCTTGCGGGGGCGACGCTGGCCGCGCTGCGCCTGGTCGAGGAGAACCCGGAGATCCTGTCCGCCCTCCGGCGCAACGGGGCGATCTTCCGGGAGGAGATGGCGGCGCGCGGCCGGAGGGTCTTTTCGGAGACCGCGATCTTCCCGATCCTGGTGGGGGGGGACGCGGACACGATGGCGGTCTCGCAGGCGCTGTTCGACCGGGGGTTCTTCATCCACGGGATCCGGCCCCCCACGGTCCCGGAGGGGACGGGGCGGCTGCGGCTGACCCTCATGGCCACCCACACCCCGGAGATGGTCCGGGAGGCGGCGGAACGGATCGAGGAAGCGCTTAAGGAGAGAGGCATTGGAGCGGACGGAGCGGCTGCGCCGGCAGGATAA
- a CDS encoding biotin synthase BioB: MEPFWKRIREEAMSGAGISAADALSVLRLPQADLWRLLDVTEEVRRRFKGEGIRLCSIVNAKSGLCSEDCSFCSQSIRSKASIPKYPLLPEEEMVRAAREAKERGAREFSIVVSGLAMRSRAELTRVGDAVERIRDEVGLETCVSLGTLSGEQVSYLLSRGLRSVHHNLETSRSFFPSVCSTHDYEEDLRAVREAKAAGAWVCCGGIFGIGESEEDRVELAMTLRELAVDSIPVNFLNPVPGTPVEGKRELTPFCCLKIIAMMRLCHPGREIIVCGGREVNLRDLQGLIFAAGATGTMAGNYLTTRGRPAEEDLQMIRDLGLSLRPA; the protein is encoded by the coding sequence ATGGAACCATTCTGGAAAAGGATTCGGGAGGAGGCGATGTCCGGCGCGGGGATCTCCGCGGCGGACGCCCTTTCGGTGCTGCGCCTCCCGCAGGCCGACCTCTGGCGGCTCCTGGACGTCACGGAGGAGGTGCGCCGCCGGTTCAAGGGGGAGGGGATCCGGCTCTGCTCGATCGTGAACGCCAAGTCCGGGCTCTGCTCCGAAGACTGCTCCTTCTGCTCCCAGTCGATCCGATCGAAGGCGTCGATCCCGAAGTATCCGCTGCTCCCCGAGGAGGAGATGGTGCGGGCCGCCCGCGAGGCCAAGGAGAGGGGGGCGAGGGAATTTTCCATCGTCGTTTCGGGGCTTGCGATGCGCAGCCGGGCGGAGCTCACGCGGGTGGGGGACGCCGTCGAGCGGATCCGGGACGAGGTCGGGCTGGAGACCTGCGTGTCGCTGGGGACCCTGTCCGGGGAACAGGTCTCCTACCTGCTCTCCCGGGGGCTGCGGTCCGTCCACCACAACCTGGAGACCTCGCGCAGCTTCTTCCCCTCCGTCTGCTCGACGCACGACTACGAGGAGGACCTGCGGGCGGTCCGGGAGGCCAAGGCCGCCGGGGCCTGGGTCTGCTGCGGGGGGATCTTCGGGATCGGGGAGTCGGAGGAGGACCGGGTCGAGCTGGCGATGACGCTGCGGGAGCTTGCGGTCGACTCGATCCCGGTGAACTTCCTGAACCCCGTGCCAGGAACGCCCGTGGAGGGGAAGCGGGAGCTCACCCCCTTCTGCTGCCTGAAGATCATCGCCATGATGCGGCTCTGCCATCCCGGGCGGGAGATCATCGTCTGCGGGGGGCGGGAGGTGAACCTGCGCGACCTGCAGGGGCTGATCTTCGCAGCGGGGGCCACCGGCACGATGGCGGGGAACTACCTGACCACCCGGGGTCGCCCGGCGGAGGAGGACCTGCAGATGATCCGCGACCTCGGGCTCTCCCTGCGGCCGGCATGA
- a CDS encoding phosphoglycerate kinase, whose product MKIRTIDQMDLTGKRTLIRVDFNVPLDKAGAVTDDTRIQAVLPTLRTAAEKGAVILLLSHLGRPKGKTVPEMSLAPVAPRLASLLGKGVRFVPDCVGEAVEKAAASARPGEILLLENVRFHPGEEKNDEAFGRQLAALCDVYVNDAFATAHRGHASNVAVTRFVREKAAGLLLKNEIAFFEKALVSPARPLAAVFGGAKISGKIQAIHNVLGKVDKILIGGAMANTFIAAQGFPVGKSLYEAEMTATAKQVLAEAEGRKVRLYLPVDVVVADRLDASAATKAVPVQEIPDGWLAADVGPATSILFREALQDAKTIVWNGPMGAFELAPFAAGTFALMRALAESDATTIVGGGDTDTALHKAGLFSRMSYVSTGGGAFLELLEGKRLPGIVALEEA is encoded by the coding sequence ATGAAGATCCGCACGATCGACCAGATGGATCTTACGGGCAAGCGGACGCTGATCCGCGTCGACTTCAACGTCCCGCTGGACAAGGCGGGCGCCGTCACCGACGACACCCGGATCCAGGCGGTCCTGCCCACCCTCCGGACCGCGGCGGAGAAGGGGGCGGTCATCCTGCTGCTCTCCCATCTCGGGCGGCCGAAGGGGAAGACGGTCCCGGAAATGAGCCTCGCCCCCGTGGCGCCCCGCCTCGCGTCGCTGCTGGGGAAGGGGGTCCGCTTCGTCCCCGATTGCGTGGGGGAGGCTGTGGAGAAGGCGGCCGCCTCCGCGCGCCCCGGGGAGATCCTCCTCCTGGAGAATGTCCGGTTCCATCCCGGGGAGGAGAAGAACGACGAGGCGTTCGGGAGGCAGCTGGCCGCCCTCTGCGACGTCTACGTGAACGACGCCTTCGCCACCGCCCACCGGGGGCATGCCTCGAACGTCGCGGTGACCCGCTTCGTGAGGGAGAAGGCGGCCGGGCTGCTCCTGAAGAACGAGATCGCCTTCTTCGAGAAGGCGCTCGTCTCCCCCGCGCGCCCGCTCGCGGCGGTCTTCGGAGGGGCCAAGATCTCCGGGAAGATCCAGGCGATCCACAACGTCCTGGGGAAGGTGGACAAGATCCTGATCGGGGGAGCGATGGCGAACACCTTCATCGCCGCGCAGGGATTCCCGGTCGGGAAATCGCTCTACGAGGCGGAGATGACGGCGACGGCGAAGCAGGTGCTCGCCGAGGCCGAGGGGAGAAAGGTGCGCCTCTATCTCCCGGTGGACGTCGTCGTGGCCGACCGGCTCGACGCCTCGGCCGCGACGAAGGCGGTTCCCGTCCAGGAGATCCCGGACGGATGGCTGGCCGCCGACGTGGGGCCGGCCACATCCATCCTCTTCCGGGAGGCGCTCCAGGACGCGAAGACGATCGTGTGGAACGGACCGATGGGGGCCTTCGAGCTCGCCCCGTTCGCGGCGGGGACCTTCGCCCTCATGCGGGCGCTGGCGGAAAGCGACGCCACGACGATCGTGGGGGGAGGGGACACCGACACCGCGCTGCACAAGGCCGGTCTATTCTCCAGGATGTCCTACGTGTCCACCGGGGGCGGCGCCTTCCTCGAGCTGCTGGAAGGGAAGCGTCTCCCGGGGATCGTCGCGCTGGAGGAGGCGTAG
- a CDS encoding acylphosphatase, which produces MKERHEAHVVVSGKVQGVFFRASTREVASGCGVRGYVRNLPDRRVEAVLQGEPAAVERVIAFMSEGPPGALVTEIRVDWRAPSADFPEFDVRR; this is translated from the coding sequence ATGAAGGAGCGGCACGAAGCGCATGTCGTCGTGTCGGGAAAGGTGCAGGGGGTCTTCTTCCGCGCCTCGACCCGGGAGGTCGCATCCGGATGCGGGGTCCGCGGGTATGTCCGCAACCTTCCGGACCGAAGGGTCGAGGCGGTTTTGCAGGGGGAGCCGGCCGCGGTGGAGCGGGTGATCGCCTTCATGAGCGAGGGGCCTCCGGGCGCCCTCGTGACGGAGATCCGGGTGGACTGGCGGGCCCCCTCCGCCGACTTCCCGGAATTCGATGTGCGCCGCTGA